A single Apodemus sylvaticus chromosome 20, mApoSyl1.1, whole genome shotgun sequence DNA region contains:
- the Nopchap1 gene encoding NOP protein chaperone 1 yields MELHGERAAAPGVSSSSVDCSRVTVSRELLTAGSEGSGGILDQLLISSKPHPRKTSTLQTVRMQRSPLLDQVQAFLPRMAQANEKLRKEMAAAPAGRFNIENIDVTSGNIVQMDVALFEMNQSDSKEEDSPEESSPDSSGDSSESEDDDCIPSEVTIENFKLPNAEGGKGKIEVLDSPASKKKKH; encoded by the exons ATGGAGCTCCACGGCGAGCGCGCGGCTGCTCCCGGTGTTTCTTCGTCTTCTGTAGACTGCTCGCGGGTCACGGTGTCCAGGGAGCTGCTGACGGCGGGGAGCGAGGGTTCGGGAG GTATCTTGGACCAGTTGCTCATCAGCTCTAAGCCTCATCCTAGAAAGACCTCTACACTTCAAACAGTTCGGATGCAGAGGAGCCCCT TGTTAGACCAGGTTCAGGCGTTCCTCCCACGAATGGCCCAGGCCAATGAGAAGCTGCGGAAGGAGATGGCGGCTGCTCCAGCTGGCCGCTTCAACATTGAAAACATTGATGTGACGTCTGGAAACATTGTACAGATG GATGTGGCCTTATTTGAAATGAATCAGTCAGATTCAAAAGAGGAGGATAGTCCAGAAGAGAGCTCACCGGACAGTTCTGGGGACAGCTCGGAGTCAGAAGATGATGACTGCATTCCCTCTGAAGTCACCATTGAGAACTTTAAGCTTCCGAACGCAGAAGGTGGCAAAGGCAAGATTGAAGTTTTGGACAGTCCGGCaagtaaaaaaaagaagcactga